In one window of Acidovorax sp. HDW3 DNA:
- a CDS encoding bifunctional 3-phosphoshikimate 1-carboxyvinyltransferase/cytidylate kinase: MYRTAFLDLPPLQGAAGCVQLPGSKSISNRVLLLAALSHGRTTVRDLLASDDTRVMLDALRHIGCTVEEESTSTVHITGLGTRTPQSPAKLFLGNAGTAMRPLTAALALLGGEFELSGIARMHERPIGDLVDALRQLGCQIHYLGNEGFPPLRIAHGAGLPALRLDAPIQVRGDVSSQFLTALLMALPLAAQQQDVVIEVVGELISKPYIAITLALLARFGIAVQQDGWQRFTIPAGSRYQSPGEIHVEADASSASYFIALGAISASVTGEKGIKIQGVGLDSIQGDIRFIDAARAMGAHIEGGPNWLHIERGSWPLKAIALDCNHIPDAAMTLAVMALYAQGTTRLTNIASWRVKETDRIAAMATELRKLGAVVEEGADFIAITAPASAADWRAASIHTYDDHRVAMCFSLAAFNPAGLPVRIEDPQCVAKTFPDYFEALFGVAQTTQVPVLCIDGPTASGKGTVAAAVAQQLGYTFLDSGALYRLTALATLQAGIAIDADNEAQISAIARSLPVRFADGKVWLAEADVTDAIRSEEIGVNASCLSSLPAVRSALVALQHSFARLPGLVADGRDMGTVIFPHAPLKVFMTASAACRAERRYQQLIAKGIAANIDTLRADLQARDLRDQTRAVAPLQPAPDAIPLDNSTLTIDQTVAQVLSWWQARQPFAAPAKG, translated from the coding sequence ATGTACCGCACCGCTTTTCTCGATCTGCCCCCCCTGCAAGGCGCCGCCGGCTGCGTGCAGCTGCCCGGCTCCAAGAGCATCTCCAACCGCGTGCTGCTGCTGGCCGCCCTGAGCCATGGCCGCACCACGGTGCGCGACCTGCTCGCCAGCGACGACACCCGCGTCATGCTCGACGCACTGCGCCACATCGGCTGCACCGTAGAAGAAGAAAGCACCAGCACGGTGCACATCACCGGCCTGGGCACGCGCACGCCGCAGTCGCCCGCCAAGCTCTTTTTGGGCAACGCCGGCACCGCCATGCGCCCGCTCACGGCAGCGCTGGCGCTGCTGGGCGGCGAATTTGAGCTCTCGGGCATCGCCCGTATGCACGAGCGCCCGATTGGCGACCTGGTCGATGCCCTGCGCCAGCTCGGCTGCCAGATCCATTATTTGGGCAACGAGGGCTTTCCGCCGCTGCGCATTGCGCATGGCGCGGGCCTGCCGGCACTGCGGCTCGATGCCCCCATCCAGGTGCGCGGCGACGTCTCCAGCCAGTTTCTCACCGCCCTGCTCATGGCGCTGCCGCTGGCGGCGCAGCAGCAGGACGTGGTCATCGAAGTGGTGGGCGAGCTCATCTCCAAGCCCTACATCGCCATCACCCTGGCACTGCTGGCGCGCTTTGGCATTGCCGTACAGCAAGACGGCTGGCAGCGCTTTACCATCCCCGCCGGCAGCCGCTACCAGTCGCCGGGCGAAATCCACGTCGAGGCGGATGCCTCATCTGCTAGCTATTTCATAGCGCTTGGCGCAATCTCGGCAAGCGTTACAGGCGAAAAAGGCATCAAAATCCAGGGCGTGGGGCTCGACTCCATCCAAGGCGACATCCGCTTCATCGACGCCGCCCGCGCCATGGGCGCGCACATCGAGGGCGGGCCCAACTGGCTGCACATCGAGCGCGGCAGCTGGCCCCTCAAAGCCATTGCGCTCGACTGCAACCACATCCCCGACGCCGCCATGACCCTGGCCGTCATGGCGCTCTACGCCCAGGGCACGACGCGCTTGACCAACATCGCCAGCTGGCGCGTGAAGGAAACCGACCGCATCGCCGCCATGGCCACCGAACTGCGCAAACTCGGCGCCGTGGTGGAAGAAGGCGCCGACTTCATCGCCATCACCGCCCCCGCGAGCGCCGCCGATTGGCGCGCCGCCAGCATCCACACCTACGACGACCACCGCGTCGCCATGTGCTTCTCGCTCGCGGCCTTCAACCCGGCGGGCCTGCCCGTCCGAATTGAAGACCCCCAGTGCGTGGCCAAGACCTTCCCTGATTACTTCGAGGCGCTGTTTGGCGTGGCGCAAACCACGCAGGTGCCGGTGCTGTGCATCGACGGCCCCACGGCCTCGGGCAAGGGCACGGTGGCGGCTGCCGTAGCGCAGCAGCTGGGCTACACCTTTCTCGACTCGGGCGCGCTCTACCGCCTGACGGCGCTGGCCACGCTGCAAGCGGGCATCGCCATCGACGCCGACAACGAGGCGCAAATTTCCGCCATCGCCCGCAGCCTGCCGGTGCGCTTTGCCGACGGCAAAGTCTGGCTGGCCGAGGCCGACGTGACCGATGCCATCCGCAGCGAGGAAATCGGCGTCAACGCCTCGTGCCTGTCGAGCCTGCCCGCAGTGCGCAGCGCCCTGGTGGCGCTGCAGCACAGCTTTGCGCGCCTGCCGGGCCTGGTGGCCGACGGGCGCGACATGGGCACCGTCATCTTCCCGCACGCGCCGCTCAAAGTTTTCATGACCGCCAGCGCCGCCTGCCGCGCCGAGCGCCGCTACCAGCAGTTGATTGCCAAGGGAATTGCGGCTAACATCGACACTCTTCGCGCCGACCTGCAGGCGCGCGACCTGCGCGACCAAACCCGCGCCGTCGCCCCGCTGCAGCCGGCCCCAGACGCCATCCCCCTGGACAACTCCACGCTCACGATCGACCAGACCGTGGCGCAGGTGCTGTCCTGGTGGCAGGCACGCCAGCCTTTTGCCGCCCCGGCAAAAGGCTGA
- the gyrA gene encoding DNA gyrase subunit A produces the protein MTQFAKETLPISLEEEMRRSYLDYAMSVIVGRALPDARDGLKPVHRRVLFAMHELNNDWNRPYKKSARIVGDVIGKYHPHGDIAVYDTIVRMAQDFSLRHMLVDGQGNFGSVDGDNAAAMRYTEIRLSKIAHEMLADIDKETVDFGPNYDGSEKEPLVLPSRLPNLLVNGSAGIAVGMATNIPPHNLNEVVDACLHLLRHPDASIDELMEIIPAPDFPTAGIIYGITGVKDGYRTGRGRVVMRAKVHFEDIDRGQRQAIIVDELPYQVNKKTLQERMAELVHEKKLEGISHIQDESDKSGMRLVIELKRGEVPEVVLNNLYKQTQLQDTFGMNMVALVDGQPKLCNLKDLIEVFIGHRREVVTRRTVFELRKARERGHVLEGLAVALANIDEFIRIIRESPTPPVAKAELMARSWDSALVREMLTRTRADGAVVNADDYRPEGLEREFGMGANGLYRLSDTQAQEILQMRLQRLTGLEQDKIVAEYKDIMAHIEDLLDILAKPERVAVIIGDELTAVKTEFGQTKLGARRSEIEHSAQDLSTEDLITPTDMVVTLSHTGYIKSQPLSEYRAQKRGGRGKQATATKEDDWIDQLFIANTHDWILCFSNRGRLYWLKVWEVPAGSRGSRGRPIVNMFPLAEGEKINVVLPLTGEMRSFPADRYVFMATSMGTVKKTALDEFSNPRKAGIIAVGLDEGDFLIGAALTDGAHDVMLFSDGGKAVRFDENDVRPMGRNARGVKGMTLEDGQSVIAMLVAEDESQSVLTATQNGYGKRTSIVEYTRHGRGTKGMIAIQQSERNGKVVAATLVRADDEIMLITDTGVLVRTRVAEIRELGRATQGVTLIALDAGAQLIGLQRIAENDANEGGADSNPAEDDAPQA, from the coding sequence ATGACCCAGTTTGCCAAAGAAACCCTGCCCATCAGCCTTGAAGAGGAGATGCGCCGCAGCTATCTGGATTACGCCATGAGCGTGATCGTGGGCCGCGCCTTGCCCGATGCGCGCGATGGCTTGAAGCCTGTGCACCGGCGCGTGCTGTTCGCCATGCACGAGCTCAACAACGACTGGAACCGCCCGTATAAAAAGTCGGCGCGTATCGTCGGTGACGTGATCGGTAAATACCACCCGCACGGCGACATCGCGGTGTACGACACCATCGTGCGCATGGCGCAGGATTTTTCGCTGCGCCACATGCTGGTCGATGGCCAGGGCAACTTCGGCTCGGTCGATGGCGACAACGCCGCCGCCATGCGTTACACCGAAATCCGCCTGTCGAAAATCGCCCACGAGATGCTGGCCGACATCGACAAGGAGACGGTGGACTTCGGCCCCAACTACGACGGCAGCGAAAAGGAGCCGCTGGTGCTGCCCAGCCGCCTGCCCAACCTGCTGGTCAACGGCAGTGCCGGCATCGCCGTGGGCATGGCGACCAACATCCCGCCGCACAACCTCAATGAAGTGGTGGACGCCTGCCTGCACCTGCTGCGCCACCCGGATGCCTCCATCGACGAGCTGATGGAAATCATCCCCGCGCCGGACTTCCCCACGGCCGGCATCATCTACGGCATCACCGGCGTCAAGGACGGCTACCGCACGGGCCGGGGCCGCGTGGTGATGCGCGCCAAGGTGCATTTCGAGGACATCGACCGGGGCCAGCGCCAGGCCATCATCGTCGATGAGCTGCCCTACCAGGTCAACAAGAAGACGCTGCAGGAGCGCATGGCCGAGCTGGTGCACGAGAAGAAGCTCGAAGGCATCAGCCACATCCAGGACGAGTCGGACAAGTCCGGTATGCGCCTGGTGATCGAATTGAAGCGCGGCGAAGTGCCCGAGGTGGTGCTCAACAACCTGTACAAGCAGACGCAGCTGCAGGACACCTTCGGCATGAACATGGTGGCCCTGGTCGATGGCCAGCCCAAGCTGTGCAACCTCAAGGACCTGATCGAGGTCTTCATCGGCCACCGCCGCGAGGTCGTCACGCGCCGCACCGTGTTCGAGCTGCGCAAGGCGCGCGAGCGCGGCCATGTGCTCGAAGGCCTGGCCGTGGCGCTGGCCAATATCGACGAGTTCATCCGCATCATCCGCGAATCGCCCACGCCGCCCGTGGCCAAGGCCGAGCTGATGGCGCGTTCGTGGGACAGCGCACTGGTGCGCGAAATGCTGACCCGCACGCGCGCAGACGGCGCCGTGGTCAACGCCGACGACTACCGCCCCGAAGGGCTGGAGCGTGAATTCGGCATGGGCGCAAACGGCCTGTACCGCCTCTCGGACACGCAGGCGCAAGAGATTCTGCAAATGCGCCTGCAGCGCCTGACGGGCCTGGAGCAGGACAAGATCGTCGCCGAGTACAAAGACATCATGGCGCACATCGAGGACTTGCTCGACATCCTCGCCAAGCCCGAGCGCGTTGCCGTCATCATTGGCGACGAGCTGACTGCCGTAAAAACCGAATTCGGCCAGACCAAGCTGGGCGCGCGCCGCAGCGAGATCGAGCACAGCGCGCAAGACCTCTCCACCGAAGACCTGATCACCCCCACCGACATGGTGGTGACGCTCTCGCACACGGGCTACATCAAGAGCCAGCCCCTCTCGGAATACCGCGCGCAAAAGCGCGGCGGGCGCGGCAAGCAGGCCACCGCCACCAAGGAAGACGACTGGATCGACCAGCTCTTCATCGCCAACACGCACGACTGGATTCTGTGCTTCTCCAACCGGGGCCGCCTGTACTGGCTCAAGGTGTGGGAGGTGCCCGCCGGTTCGCGCGGCTCGCGCGGGCGGCCCATCGTCAACATGTTCCCGCTGGCGGAGGGCGAGAAGATCAACGTCGTGCTGCCGCTCACCGGCGAGATGCGCAGCTTCCCCGCCGACCGCTACGTGTTCATGGCCACCAGCATGGGCACGGTCAAGAAAACGGCGCTCGATGAATTCTCCAACCCGCGCAAGGCCGGCATCATCGCCGTCGGCCTCGACGAGGGCGACTTCCTCATCGGCGCGGCGCTGACCGACGGCGCGCACGACGTGATGCTGTTCAGCGACGGCGGCAAGGCCGTGCGCTTTGATGAAAACGACGTGCGCCCCATGGGCCGCAACGCGCGCGGCGTCAAGGGCATGACGCTCGAAGACGGCCAGAGCGTGATCGCCATGCTGGTGGCCGAGGACGAATCGCAAAGCGTGCTCACCGCCACCCAGAACGGCTACGGCAAGCGCACCAGCATCGTTGAATACACGCGCCATGGCCGGGGCACCAAGGGCATGATCGCCATCCAGCAATCCGAGCGCAACGGCAAGGTCGTCGCCGCCACCCTCGTGCGCGCCGATGACGAGATCATGCTGATCACCGACACCGGCGTGCTGGTACGCACCCGGGTGGCTGAAATCCGCGAACTCGGCCGCGCCACCCAGGGCGTGACGCTGATCGCACTCGACGCCGGCGCCCAGCTGATCGGCCTGCAGCGCATTGCCGAAAACGACGCCAACGAGGGCGGCGCCGACAGCAACCCCGCCGAGGACGACGCACCCCAAGCCTGA
- the ompA gene encoding outer membrane protein OmpA, translating to MKKLNKVAMLLASAALATAAGAQSVDNWKNGSGDLVWKNGTNELCWRDANWTPATAAQGCDGALVAAAPAAAAAPAAAAPAAKPAPAPVAASKVTYAADAFFDFDKSVLKPEGKAKLDDLVGKIKGINLEVVIAVGHTDSVGSDAYNQKLSVRRAEAVKAYLVSKGIEKNRVYTEGKGEKQPVADNKTKEGRAKNRRVEIEVVGTRK from the coding sequence ATGAAGAAACTCAACAAAGTGGCTATGTTGTTGGCCTCCGCTGCGCTTGCAACCGCCGCTGGCGCCCAATCCGTCGATAACTGGAAGAACGGTTCTGGTGACCTGGTTTGGAAGAACGGCACCAATGAACTGTGCTGGCGCGATGCCAACTGGACCCCTGCCACCGCCGCTCAAGGCTGCGACGGCGCCCTGGTTGCTGCTGCTCCGGCTGCCGCTGCTGCTCCGGCTGCCGCTGCTCCGGCTGCCAAGCCCGCTCCGGCTCCTGTGGCTGCCTCCAAGGTGACCTACGCTGCCGACGCTTTCTTCGACTTTGACAAGTCGGTGCTCAAGCCTGAAGGCAAAGCCAAGCTGGACGACCTGGTTGGCAAGATCAAGGGCATCAACCTGGAAGTCGTGATCGCTGTGGGTCACACCGACTCCGTGGGCTCTGATGCTTACAACCAGAAGCTGTCCGTGCGCCGCGCTGAAGCCGTGAAGGCTTACCTGGTGTCCAAGGGCATCGAAAAGAACCGCGTGTACACCGAAGGCAAGGGCGAGAAGCAGCCTGTGGCTGACAACAAGACCAAAGAAGGTCGCGCCAAGAACCGTCGCGTGGAAATCGAAGTGGTCGGTACCCGCAAGTAA
- the serC gene encoding 3-phosphoserine/phosphohydroxythreonine transaminase, producing the protein MRPYNFSAGPAAIPEAVLQRAAAEMLDWHGSGMGVMEMSHRGKEFISIYEQAEADLRELLAVPPAFKILFMQGGGLAENAIVPLNLSRAGAVDFVITGAWSQKSVKEARKYAAEVHTAASAEASGFTSLPDPASWQLSRGASYVHICSNETIHGVEFHQLPDLRALGSDAPLVIDCSSHIASRPIDWSRVGLAFAGAQKNLGPAGLTLVIVREDLLGHALPICPSAFNYQTVAENQSMFNTPPTWGIYMAGLTFDWLKQQREGDLTGLAAIEARNSAKAQLLYDCIDPSSFYVNKVAANCRSRMNVPFFLADESRNDAFLAGAKARGLLQLKGHKSVGGMRASLYNAMPIAGVQALVDYLQEFERSHA; encoded by the coding sequence ATGCGCCCCTACAACTTCTCCGCCGGCCCCGCCGCCATCCCCGAAGCCGTGTTGCAGCGCGCCGCCGCCGAGATGCTGGACTGGCACGGCAGCGGCATGGGCGTGATGGAGATGAGCCACCGGGGCAAGGAGTTCATCAGCATCTACGAGCAGGCCGAGGCCGACCTGCGCGAGCTGCTGGCCGTACCGCCCGCGTTCAAGATTTTGTTCATGCAAGGCGGCGGCCTGGCCGAGAACGCCATCGTGCCGCTGAACCTCTCGCGTGCGGGCGCGGTGGACTTTGTCATCACCGGCGCCTGGAGCCAGAAATCAGTGAAAGAGGCGCGCAAATACGCCGCCGAAGTGCACACCGCCGCCAGCGCCGAGGCTTCGGGCTTTACCAGCCTGCCCGATCCGGCGAGCTGGCAGCTCTCGCGCGGCGCGAGCTACGTGCACATCTGCAGCAACGAAACCATCCACGGCGTTGAATTCCACCAGCTGCCCGACCTGCGTGCCCTGGGCTCGGACGCGCCGCTGGTGATTGACTGCTCCTCGCACATCGCCTCGCGCCCCATCGACTGGAGCCGCGTGGGCCTGGCCTTTGCCGGCGCGCAGAAAAACCTGGGCCCCGCCGGCCTGACCCTCGTCATCGTGCGCGAAGATTTGCTCGGCCACGCCCTGCCAATTTGCCCCAGCGCCTTCAACTACCAAACCGTGGCCGAGAACCAGTCCATGTTCAACACCCCACCCACCTGGGGCATCTACATGGCCGGGCTGACGTTTGACTGGCTCAAACAGCAGCGCGAGGGCGACTTGACCGGCCTCGCCGCCATCGAGGCGCGCAACAGCGCCAAGGCGCAGCTGCTGTACGACTGCATCGACCCATCGAGTTTTTACGTCAACAAGGTGGCCGCCAACTGCCGCTCGCGCATGAACGTGCCCTTCTTCCTGGCCGACGAATCGCGCAACGACGCCTTCCTCGCTGGCGCCAAGGCGCGCGGCCTGCTGCAGCTCAAGGGCCACAAGTCCGTCGGCGGTATGCGCGCGAGCCTCTACAACGCCATGCCCATCGCCGGCGTGCAGGCGCTGGTGGACTACCTGCAAGAATTCGAACGCAGCCACGCCTGA
- a CDS encoding enoyl-CoA hydratase/isomerase family protein, which produces MQKSEYVVAQLRGCIGCITLNRPKALNALSLEMVRALMAQLLAWRDDPLVLAVAIRGSNKDGVFGAFCAGGDIRFLHQAGTLGNPELEDFFTEEYALNHLIHTYGKPYIAFMDGIVMGGGMGISQGATLRVVTERTKMAMPETAIGLFPDVGGGYFLARCPGHSGEWLALTGETIGAGDAVALGLADVCVPVAQLPALWDELGARSFADGAAVEDFIASKTIAADALSASLRGQIDTFFALESVGAIIAALEASADAWAQATAATLRKRSPLMLHVVMEQIRRARGLSLADDLRMERDMVRHCFCLRPGQSETIEGIRALAVDKDQQPRWQPARIEEVTPAMWQPFFVSPWPAYAHPLQSLA; this is translated from the coding sequence ATGCAAAAAAGTGAATACGTGGTGGCGCAGCTGCGGGGGTGCATCGGCTGCATCACCCTCAATCGCCCCAAGGCGCTGAACGCCCTTTCTTTGGAGATGGTGCGGGCTCTGATGGCTCAGCTTCTGGCGTGGCGTGATGACCCCCTGGTGCTGGCTGTTGCCATTCGCGGCAGTAATAAGGATGGCGTATTTGGCGCTTTTTGTGCGGGCGGGGATATTCGGTTCTTGCACCAGGCGGGGACGCTGGGAAATCCTGAATTGGAAGATTTTTTTACCGAGGAATATGCCCTCAACCACCTCATCCATACCTATGGCAAGCCTTATATCGCGTTCATGGATGGCATCGTCATGGGTGGCGGCATGGGCATCAGCCAAGGGGCGACCCTGAGGGTGGTGACCGAGCGCACCAAGATGGCCATGCCGGAAACTGCTATTGGCCTGTTCCCGGATGTGGGTGGTGGCTACTTTCTTGCGCGCTGCCCTGGCCACAGTGGGGAATGGCTGGCGCTGACCGGCGAGACGATTGGCGCAGGCGACGCCGTCGCCCTTGGTTTGGCCGATGTCTGTGTGCCGGTGGCGCAGCTGCCAGCCCTGTGGGATGAGCTGGGCGCACGATCGTTTGCCGATGGTGCAGCGGTAGAAGATTTTATTGCTTCAAAAACAATAGCTGCTGACGCTTTATCAGCAAGCCTTAGAGGCCAAATTGATACTTTTTTTGCCCTGGAGAGCGTGGGCGCCATCATCGCTGCGCTGGAGGCTTCGGCGGATGCGTGGGCGCAGGCCACGGCGGCAACACTGCGCAAGCGCTCGCCCCTGATGCTGCACGTGGTGATGGAGCAAATTCGGCGTGCGCGTGGGCTTTCGCTGGCAGACGACTTGCGCATGGAGCGCGACATGGTGCGCCACTGCTTTTGCCTGCGTCCCGGGCAAAGCGAAACCATTGAGGGCATTCGCGCCCTGGCGGTGGACAAAGACCAGCAGCCGCGCTGGCAGCCCGCGCGCATTGAAGAGGTCACGCCAGCGATGTGGCAGCCCTTCTTTGTCAGCCCCTGGCCGGCCTACGCGCACCCGCTGCAGTCGCTGGCGTAA
- the smpB gene encoding SsrA-binding protein SmpB: MAKKPDTASRIADNKKAAFNYFFEERHEAGVVLHGWEVKALREGKVQLTDGYVIIKEGELFLIGCQINPLKTASTHVNPDAARIKKLLLHKNEILRLIGKVEQKGYTLVPLNLHWKNGLVKCEIALAKGKAEHDKRDTIKEREGKREVERAMKSRHR; the protein is encoded by the coding sequence ATGGCCAAGAAACCCGATACTGCGTCCCGCATTGCCGACAACAAAAAAGCGGCGTTCAACTATTTCTTCGAAGAACGCCACGAGGCCGGCGTGGTGCTGCACGGTTGGGAGGTAAAGGCGCTGCGCGAAGGCAAGGTACAACTGACGGACGGCTACGTCATCATCAAGGAGGGCGAGCTGTTTTTGATCGGCTGCCAGATCAACCCACTCAAAACCGCCTCCACCCACGTCAACCCAGATGCCGCGCGCATCAAGAAGCTGCTGCTGCACAAAAACGAAATTTTGCGCCTGATCGGCAAGGTCGAGCAAAAGGGCTACACCCTCGTGCCGCTGAACCTGCACTGGAAAAACGGCCTGGTCAAATGCGAAATCGCCCTGGCCAAGGGCAAGGCCGAGCACGACAAACGCGACACCATCAAGGAGCGCGAAGGCAAGCGCGAGGTCGAGCGCGCCATGAAAAGCCGCCACCGCTGA
- a CDS encoding prephenate dehydrogenase/arogenate dehydrogenase family protein, whose protein sequence is MFEQLGLIGCGLMGGSFALALKKAGLVKRVVGYSKSPSTTDRARQMGVIDVEAPSALLAVAGADIVLVAVPVAATEATLKSIKHLVTPQMLVMDVGSTKADVVQAAQRALRDQIGSFVPAHPITGREVSGVEHAEAGLYEGRQVILTPTERTLTAQLHRAEELWAALGSRVTSMSPETHDAVFAAVSHLPHLLAFAMVHSVIQQEHSDQFLSLAGPGFRDFTRIAASDPKMWRDVLRANRDEILAQSRHFQQSLQALEHAMQARSDQPLEDILTLASETRAHWRMGAQRKGQA, encoded by the coding sequence ATGTTTGAACAACTCGGACTCATAGGCTGCGGCCTGATGGGCGGCTCGTTCGCCCTGGCGCTGAAGAAAGCCGGACTGGTCAAACGCGTGGTCGGCTACAGCAAGTCGCCCTCCACCACCGACCGCGCGCGCCAGATGGGCGTGATCGACGTCGAAGCGCCCTCGGCCCTGCTGGCCGTCGCTGGCGCCGACATCGTGCTCGTCGCCGTGCCCGTGGCGGCCACCGAGGCCACGCTCAAATCCATCAAACACCTGGTCACGCCGCAAATGCTGGTCATGGACGTGGGCTCGACCAAGGCCGACGTGGTGCAGGCGGCGCAGCGCGCGCTGCGCGATCAAATCGGCTCCTTCGTGCCCGCGCACCCCATCACCGGGCGCGAAGTCTCGGGCGTGGAGCACGCCGAAGCCGGGCTGTACGAAGGCCGCCAGGTCATCCTCACGCCCACCGAGCGCACCCTCACGGCGCAGCTGCACCGCGCCGAAGAACTCTGGGCCGCCCTGGGCAGCCGCGTCACCAGCATGTCGCCCGAGACGCACGACGCCGTCTTTGCCGCCGTCAGCCACCTGCCGCACCTGCTGGCCTTTGCCATGGTGCACAGCGTCATCCAGCAAGAGCACAGCGACCAATTCCTCTCCCTCGCCGGCCCGGGCTTTCGGGACTTCACCCGCATCGCCGCCAGTGATCCCAAAATGTGGCGCGACGTGCTGCGCGCCAACCGCGACGAAATCCTGGCCCAATCGCGCCACTTCCAGCAATCGCTGCAAGCCCTGGAGCACGCCATGCAAGCCCGCAGCGACCAGCCGCTGGAAGACATCCTGACCCTGGCGAGCGAAACCCGCGCCCACTGGCGCATGGGCGCCCAACGCAAAGGCCAAGCCTGA
- the pheA gene encoding prephenate dehydratase → MTEPQASPDLASLRVQIDNIDQQLLTLLNQRALVAERVGEVKKREGTPFFRPDRVAQVIEKITAANPGPLKSAHVAAVWREIMSACLALESPQRVAVLGPEGTFCEAAAIEYFGGAADLMYCNSFDEVFHATAAGSAQYGVVGVENSNEGVVTRSLDMFLHTPCHVVGEVSLLVRHNLLRQNSSAEGITAVLAHPQALAQCQSWLSKHLPHAERRPVSSNAEGARLAATNPAWAGIASERAAQQYGLHVVAHAIQDEAYNRTRFAVICLPHTLATAAPSGHDCTSLIISVPNRPGAVHDLLVPLKENGVSMTRFESRPARTGQWEYYFYIDISGHPAEPHVAKALAELQRLSAFYKVLGTYPVAA, encoded by the coding sequence ATGACAGAGCCCCAAGCCTCCCCCGATCTGGCCAGCCTGCGCGTGCAGATCGACAACATCGACCAGCAGCTGCTCACGCTCTTGAACCAACGCGCCCTGGTGGCCGAGCGCGTGGGCGAGGTCAAGAAGCGCGAAGGCACGCCCTTCTTTCGCCCCGACCGCGTGGCGCAGGTGATAGAGAAAATCACCGCCGCCAACCCCGGCCCCCTGAAAAGCGCGCATGTGGCGGCCGTCTGGCGCGAGATCATGTCCGCCTGCCTGGCGCTCGAATCGCCCCAGCGCGTGGCCGTGCTCGGGCCCGAAGGCACGTTCTGCGAAGCCGCCGCCATTGAATACTTCGGCGGCGCCGCCGACCTGATGTACTGCAACAGCTTCGACGAGGTGTTCCACGCCACGGCGGCGGGCAGCGCCCAGTACGGCGTGGTGGGCGTGGAAAACTCCAACGAGGGCGTGGTCACGCGCTCGCTCGACATGTTTTTGCACACGCCCTGCCACGTGGTGGGCGAAGTGAGCCTGCTGGTGCGCCACAACCTGCTGCGCCAAAACAGCAGCGCCGAAGGCATTACCGCCGTGCTGGCGCACCCGCAGGCGCTGGCGCAGTGCCAGAGCTGGCTCTCCAAGCACCTGCCGCACGCCGAGCGCCGCCCGGTGTCGAGCAACGCCGAGGGTGCGCGCCTGGCCGCCACCAACCCGGCCTGGGCCGGCATTGCCAGCGAGCGCGCGGCGCAGCAATACGGCCTGCATGTGGTGGCCCACGCCATCCAGGACGAGGCCTACAACCGCACACGCTTTGCCGTCATCTGCCTGCCGCACACGCTGGCCACGGCCGCGCCCTCGGGGCATGACTGCACCAGCCTCATCATCTCCGTGCCCAACCGCCCCGGCGCCGTGCACGACCTGCTGGTGCCCCTGAAGGAAAACGGCGTCTCCATGACGCGCTTCGAGTCGCGCCCGGCGCGCACCGGGCAGTGGGAGTACTACTTCTACATCGACATCAGCGGCCACCCGGCCGAGCCGCACGTGGCCAAGGCCCTGGCCGAATTGCAGCGCCTGAGCGCCTTCTACAAAGTGCTGGGCACCTACCCCGTCGCCGCATAA